From the Aythya fuligula isolate bAytFul2 unplaced genomic scaffold, bAytFul2.pri scaffold_70_arrow_ctg1, whole genome shotgun sequence genome, the window AgacgcacacaagttacatcaggcggcttgtttttatgctcctaggctaatacatattcattactactcctagaaaaggcagggttttTATAATTAGTTCCTGGAATCCGAACCCGCCGCCCACTGGCGCATGCGTTATCAGTCTCTGGcggtccctctgggggtctctcgtactgaaggctcatagtcttcctcccaggcttttcccttgtccttctcctttgttcatcttggctggatgtcagagacttgcatagtgcCCCATACAATAGTCATAacagttagcagttattctgaaacccctttgttctcttatcccctattgacacgaattgctggaccattcctttgcaagatacaagaactcTATACATTAACCGCTCTGTTTTccttagacttgtggttatacaagagtatgtaagacagaaggtcacatttcttCATATCATGCAGCCCTAGCATTGTTgcatattgacacgaatcagatgaacacatttcacaatcccccatctcctttttcatggtATTGATtcgtgttttcctttccaatcgAGTCAATACTTGCCGAATTGATATCAATTTTGGATCTTGATTTTATTATCACTAGGGAAtgggttttctctttccctggttCTGGGTCAACAGGTACCgcagatatttgcattttttgtatAACCGAGTGTATTAGTCTGGTAATACAAGgtattaaacatggaattattaacaATCCTCCACATATCCCCAATAAAACCATCCTTATTTTAGCAAACCAATCACCACCCATAAAGCCCCCCCATAATCCTCCTAGATTGATTCCATTTCAAGTTTGAACTGGGACATATGCAATGTTCTTCATGTCTTTTACAAGTTCACTtacatcttttccttctgtcgtggtttaacccggccagcagctaaacaccacacagccattcactcaccctcccccctccctctctgggatgggggagagaaataggaaagtgaagcctgtgagttgagataaagacaggtaaataataataacagtaataataaagacaataatgatgataatagtactactactgcTGTGTAtgaaaacaagtgatgcacaatgcaattgctcaccacccgctgaccgatgccaagcctaaccccgagcagtccagccctcctccccctttggccagtttgctgcactcccagcctgcccgctggcaggacagagtgagaagctgaaacaaccttggcttggtgtaagcactgctctgcaacaattaaaacatcagcatgttatcagcactcttctcatcctaagccagaacatagcattctaccagctactaggaagaaacaccatCATCAATctctaaacagcaattactaaggttaaattttccacagacaaCTCCTTcctgtgctagtaaataatccaagGCTAAGtgattttgatacaaagcagttctcatcttggtattttgctttgcaattaatccaagTGCATCTCCGGTTTTATTTACAACTACTTCTATTACAGCttgtaacctaattattctattaagcaTATATATTGGggtcctatagccccaggatcCATCTTCTGCCCATgtagctggatcataataggcaaacaCCTTCAAAAACACTTTCAGGGTCAATTCGGGCTTGTGTTACCGTTCAGCCTGTcggggtgatccagctcctggaaaacgaatcacaattttatatgggtttaaaaaaataggttCTTATGCTATTTTCTTGGGACAACCTGACCTTAGTGCGGGAGAAGTCCGGTCAAGGCCCTCTCACTCAGCAGTCAATgcccataggggttgcctccctcagtagaccatacacaccgcagtggagggtcctgccccgggtcttgccttctccctttcctcccttcaggcttgtcccctttatcTGGTgcccttaattcatgcagagcctcgttgccagaataCTAGTCCATCTTTACCCTTAGTTTCAGTTCCCTAGGAGTGGACGCAACCCTCCAAGCTTCGGTAGTTATTGGTCCCTTTACTCTGGGTGCATGGGTCCAactcctttctgctgttctcacagctgtttcaggagtaagtaaaacaaggtacgGTCCCTCCCATCAGGGGTtcaatgattcttccctccaggtttttattaagaccttgtctcctggttgtatcttatgaatagcaaatcctaaaggtggtgtttgagccatcattccaatttctcttagctcttgTAATCTTCCAATAGTAATTACGTATTTCTGGATGATACAATCCTCAACTACATTGTTCCCTAGAGGCATCCCTTGAGAATAAGGCAtaccatataacatttcatataGTGATAATCCAGTCCCACTGTGTGgtttagttcttatgtttaaaagtgccaATGGTAAGCGCATTTCGTCCAGTGCATTTGTGTCTCCATCATTAACTTagccaattgttgttttatCATTTGATTCattctttctactttccctgagctttgtgggtgccacagagtatggtattcccactgaatacctACTGGTTGACatcataattttattattttagaagtaaagtgCGTGCCCTGATCAGAATCAATGTACTGGACATGCAGCGTACTGGATAGCACACTACGTAGCATATGCCCTATAATTCCGCTGCATTAAATACAGGCACCTACTAGTAGACTGCTTTACTGTGACAGATCCTACTAGTTACCACCTCAAAAAGCTGGGCTTCTACTTGGAAACACATCAGTCCATAGACTGTGCCCCACCTAAAGAACCTCTTTAGCAACCTGTGTTAAATATTCCTCTATTAAGCACTTAAGACACAGGAGCTGGAATGTTCCTGCCCAACAATCAGTCGCGTGGCACAGGAAGGATGCCGCACGCTCCTAGAAACCAAACCTGAGcagctccccacctcctcctgccaacCACGCTCAGCACACACACTATTTACcgcccagaaaaacaaaaagttggAACATACACACCCCAAAAAACAACGGAGCTCCACAAATGCCAAAAGGACACGCACACACAGGTGGCCCCCTTGTCTGCCAGCAttgcctgcagctgcagagtgGCCCAGAGCGGTGATGCCCCAAAAAAAACCTGAGGCAATGAAGAGACAGTAGAACAAAAGAGGTGGCTCAGGGTTTATTGGGAGATGACAGAGCGAACAAGGGGACACCTGGAGCCCCCCAGTTTCCTAGAGCTTGCGGTAAGCACCAACGGTGATGTCAAAGAGACGAGCGTTGTAGAGCTGGCCCCGCTTGTCcagcaggaagaagaaggggCGCCCCTTCACCTTCAGGGGGATCATGGCAGGCACCTCGGAGCGGTGGGCTCGACACGAGACGTGGCGCAGGGGCACGGTGAAGGAGGGCCCACGGCCCAGCCCCAGGGGCCCGTGGGTGCTGATAGCCacggccgcccccccccgcagcAGTGTCACCCGCTGCACGGCGCGCAGGGGGAAGACGCAGCCCGCCGCCACGATCAGCGAGCCTAGGGGAGgccgggggggtggggggggtcaGCACAGCCTCTCGAGGGCACCtccccaaaaaataaaacctcctaAGACCCCCAGCCAACCCCACGCTGCCCTGAGCAGAACCCCTGCAcaccccccttccttccccctccccagtcTGGGcccacagccccccaaaaaCCTTGTTCTGAGCCCCccctggccccacagcccccttcTCCTGACCCCCACCGactcctttctcccttccccccagccccacacccccGTCCTCCTTCCCCCCgacctccttctccctccccccccacccccttccccctccccagtcTGGGcccacagccccccaaaaaCCTTGCTCTGAGCCACCCCCAGCTCCAcaccccccttctccctccccccttcttcttccccccacccccttctccctccctccctctcccccccgaccttctccctccctctcccccgtcccttctccctcccccccacctgcaccccccttcctccccccccccacttgGAGGGGCCAAGACCCCTCCACTGCCAAGACCCCGGGGGTCCAAGGTCCAGCCAGTACCGAGGGTGAGGCAGGAGGCGGTGAAACCCAGGCGCCACTTGTGGTCCCGGGGCCGGAGGGGGTCATCGGCACCGGGAGCAGaactgggagcaggagcaggagtgGGTCGCAGCGCAGTGAAGGCAAAATGGGCCAAAGCGGCCCAAAAACAGCCCTGCCCCACGCAGAAAAGCCCCACCAGGCGGAAGAAGGGGCCGCGCTCGTGGCGGAAGAGGATGACGTCCCGGGGCACGGCCACCTCCAGCTCCAGAGCCGCCGCCGCtctcgccgccgccgccgccatgcccCCACCTTCCGGGGCGGCTGCAGCCAAAGTTCCGGCCGCCAGGGTTGAAAcggatttttgttttcacagaatgacagaatttctaggttagaagagacctcaagatcagcaagtccaacctctgacctaacgctaacaatccccactaaaccatatccctgagctctacatctaaacaccttttaaagccctccagggatggtgactccaccacttccctgggcagcctgttccaatgtctaacaaccctttcagtaaagttcttcctaacatccaacctaaaactcccctggtacaacttaagcccattgcccctcatcctgtcaccaggcacatgggagaacaggccaacccccacctcgctacagcctcctctaaggtatctgtagagagcgataaggttgcccctgagcctccttttctccaggctgaacaagcccagctccctcagccgctcctcgtaggacttgttctccaggcccctcaccagcttcgtcgcccttgTCTGGACCcactcgagcacctcaatgtccttcttgtagcgaggggcccaaaactgaacacagtactcgaggtgcagcctcaccagagccgagtacagggggacgatcacctccctagccctgctggtcacactgtttctgatacaagccaggatgccgttggccttcttgggcacctgagcacactgctggctcatattcagccgactatccaccatcactcccaggtccttctctgcctggcagctctccaaccattcctctcccagtctgtagctctgcttggggttattgcgccccaggtgcaggacccggcacttggccttgttgaacttcatgcagttgacctcagcccatcggtgcagcctatccagatcctcctgcagagctttcctaccctcaagcagatcgacacacgcacctaacttggtgtcatctgcaaacttactgagggtgcactcgatgccctcgtccagatcattgatgaagacattaaagaagactggccccagcaccaagcctggGGAACACCtggagaattttatttatttatttatttacaaaaaggaagagaagggaaggggtAAAACACCGCCGCGACCAAAAACCAGCGGGAGGCAACGCTCACTTGAGGAACGCCACCTCAGGGATTTTGCCTTCCAGCTGCCAAGAGAAGGAGACAGGGGCTCAGCGGGGATCCGTGCGCGCCCCCCCCTGCGAGGGGGGACCACAGGCAcattccccccacacaccctgGGAGGGTCCTAGCTCCCCAAGCCCACCTTCAGCTGCGTGAAGACCTGCCCAGCCCGACCATAGTCCCAGTCGTTGTCCTGCAGGCACCTGGGGGTAGAAAATGGGGAGGGGGATTGAGGAAGGGTGAGGGGTGACTGCGAGGGTACACGGGGTggtgggggggacacacacTCACTTCTGGGACCACTCAAGGTTCATGCCTGACTGCATGGAAAAGGCtgccagcatctcctgctgctctgcggAGAGCGTGGGGACGGGGCTGGAGGAAGGGGTGGGTGCCGGCATGACGAAGGCCTTGCGGATCTCCTCCGTGGTGGCGTTGCGAACAAAGAGCTCGTCGTTGACGATGCAGAGGctgagaaggagggagggggggagaaaataagCACGGGAAAGAGGGCTGGGGGCGTAGCAGCagcccctcttccctccctccttacCCGGTGTTGCCAGCCGGCACAGCGATGAACATGCGGGTGAAGGCACGCACCGAGTCTCGGGATTTGCCATCCACTGGGGAGAGCAAAGAAGAGGGTGGAGGTGGGCacgggggggaggggggcgaaAAAAAGCTTTACAACAAGGAGGGGATGCGGCCCGGCCTCACCTTCCTTGAAGATCCCGTGGACGGCGAAGCACAGCAGCGTGTTCTGCAAGAGAGGGAGAGAGTGAGGCAGAGTCCAGCTcgggggggtggtgggggctGCGGCCTCTCCTCCGCTCACCGTCTGGGCGCAGACGTCCACCACGAAGGAGTTGACGTCGTGCTGGGTCTTGGGGAGCTCGTTGAGGAAGGCCACCACGTTGAGGCGCGTGTGCTTGAGCAGCTTGAAGCGCATGGCTGGGGTCGAGAAGAAGAgcgctgagcccccccccccacacacacaccccgcGTGGGCAGGGTGGGGGGCACAGTAAGGGGGGGGGCTTACTGGGGTCTTTCAGCTTCCTCACGTTCCTGCTGTCCTTGAAGTACTCGTTCAGGCTGTTCCTGCAGGGACGAGCGGCCGTGAGGGACAGAACGACgagggggggggcagctgcCTTGTCCCGcattgggggggagggggggggctcgggggagTGGGGTGTACCTGGGTGGGTTTTGGGGCCCGAAGGGGATGCTGAGCGAGCAGCAGGCGCCGTCGTGGTAGGCATcgagcagcccctgcctgtcACTCGAGTCGTAGATGGAGTAGTACCTACGGGGGGAGGACAGGGATGGACTAGGGGGGTCCACAAACAcatcaccaccaccccccccaccTGCCTCGGGGCCCAGCCCACACTTACTGCTGTAAGAACCTCAGCACCAGCGCCTTCAGGTCGTCAGAGCCGAAGTAACTGCCCTGGAAAGAGCCCGGAGCAGCAGTCACCCCCCATGGGATAGTGGGGgcaccccccgccccccccccaggcctaACTGGGGgtgcagagcccccccccccacacacacacacagccctaCCTTGCACGGGGGCAGTGTCGTGGGTGCCTCCACGTCGAAGGCGATGGGCGGAGGAAGCTCGTGGCCGTCCTaggggagaggcagagaaagcGGTGAGGggggctgctccctcctgcccaccccagcaCGACTGAGCgcgtccctgtccccccccctcaAAGCTCCAGCAGGGGTCACAGccagcccccctccctccttttccctcccacaCTCACCAGGCGCAGCAGCTTCGGGAAGCGCTCTCTGACGGAGCTGCCGGGAGGGAGAGCAGTCAGCGTGGCGGCCGGGCTGCCCGCTGGGGCCAGGGGCAGCAGGAAAGGCCGcccaccctccccacccccccaccaaaaaaaaaataaataagtaaaaataaaaaaaaacggTCCCAACTCCACCCCCCTCTCACCTGCCCTCCCCAGAGCCATGGGGCACGCGCCGGGACACTCCTCTGTCCCCCAGAGGAGTTTTGGGCTGATGAGGATaccccgccccccgccccgagcCAGTTCAGGACTTACCTGGCTCGTACTCACCTGAGTGCGGGCGCccagagaggaggggaaaaagggaggggagacAAAATCCCACTGGTCGTGGCACGGCCCTGGGCACGAGCCGCCTGTTTACAGCTGGGGGGGGCCCTCAGCGGGGCGACCCCAATTCAGCAGAAAAGGATGAAGTGGGGGGGGAAcagaggggcaggcagccctgggcagAGCCTCTTCTCCTTCGTGCCGCTCCCTCGGGGACCCACGAGCGTGCCAGGCTACGGGCACGGCCGCATCCTGAGCCCAGGACCCCCGCCAGCACCGGGGGCCAGCACCAGGGGCTACCTGGGCTGGGGGGCCTGCACCAGGCCCGGGACGGCCTCCCCGGCACCGGCCGCAGCGGGGGCGGCAGCGTTTGGCCACTGCACGGCTGTGCCTGTCTTAGGTTGTTCCTCCCGTGAGGAATCTTACCCGTCTCTGGCTAGCCAGCCATCGTCGAGGGCCAAACGCGGGCACGGGGGGCGGCGGCAGCTCcaccgggggagggggggaggacaGGGGCAGCAAACGCCGTGCCCCGGGCCACATCCCAcggcccccccccacccccgaaAGCGTCCACGGCAAGGTGGAGGAGCATCGAGAGCCCCCGTCTGCACGGCAGAGGGGTGGTGGGAGcggcgggcgggcagcgggggggcTCTGGAGAAGAGGCTGCGTGCCTCGGGGACGGGGAGGGGatagagagaggaagaagaaggagggaggaagcaaATCTCCGACCAGCTGAAACAACGCTTCTGTTTGCTGAAGCCCTTCACGGCCCCGCACCACGaccaggggctgtggggaagcTTTTGAGGAGGGATCTGGGCACCGGCGAGCacagggaaagggggggggggcggcctcTCTTCATCCTGCCGTCCTGCCCCCCGCCGAGCAGGGGCGGCCCACGGGCCCCTAGGGCCGCCCCAAGGCTAACACTGACCTGACGTAAGTAGCCTGGTCCCGGAAAGCGTCGCATAGGGGGTTGCCGTCCAGCCAAAGCTCTTCCAGCTTGAGCCCCTTCACTTTGTCCAGGTCCCGTTCtgatttcagctgcagcagggcagag encodes:
- the TMEM223 gene encoding transmembrane protein 223 translates to MAAAAARAAAALELEVAVPRDVILFRHERGPFFRLVGLFCVGQGCFWAALAHFAFTALRPTPAPAPSSAPGADDPLRPRDHKWRLGFTASCLTLGSLIVAAGCVFPLRAVQRVTLLRGGAAVAISTHGPLGLGRGPSFTVPLRHVSCRAHRSEVPAMIPLKVKGRPFFFLLDKRGQLYNARLFDITVGAYRKL
- the NXF1 gene encoding nuclear RNA export factor 1, yielding MAEEAKGGYSEHDDRVGGRGFPGRRKKGRGPFRGKMYSEVNHRSRNRGGPGLRARLDEDDGDVPMSEAHDGPRSRYLPYGPRPNRTANIHITVRRDLPAPERSGGGGGGSGGSRDAGRRNWFKITIPYGKKYDKTWLLSSIQNLCSVPFTPVEFHYDHNRAQFYVEDATTASALKQVSRKITDRDNYKVVIIINSSAPPQSLQNELKPEEIEQLKLCMSKRYDGSQRALDLKSLRVDPDLVSQSIDVVLNQRSCMLVVLRIIEENIPELQSLNLSSNKLYRLDDLAELAQKAAGLKILDLSRNELKSERDLDKVKGLKLEELWLDGNPLCDAFRDQATYVSSVRERFPKLLRLDGHELPPPIAFDVEAPTTLPPCKGSYFGSDDLKALVLRFLQQYYSIYDSSDRQGLLDAYHDGACCSLSIPFGPQNPPRNSLNEYFKDSRNVRKLKDPTMRFKLLKHTRLNVVAFLNELPKTQHDVNSFVVDVCAQTNTLLCFAVHGIFKEVDGKSRDSVRAFTRMFIAVPAGNTGLCIVNDELFVRNATTEEIRKAFVMPAPTPSSSPVPTLSAEQQEMLAAFSMQSGMNLEWSQKCLQDNDWDYGRAGQVFTQLKLEGKIPEVAFLK